In Fusarium oxysporum f. sp. lycopersici 4287 chromosome 6, whole genome shotgun sequence, a single window of DNA contains:
- a CDS encoding hypothetical protein (At least one base has a quality score < 10), which translates to MDMGQPGRPHAPYTGRSVTAWDGMYNAMEDSQGPEAPRPCGTNDPQHDYGHNSIHTNNYEQALNNELSDSSTDSDRELCVGKCQSDYCPR; encoded by the coding sequence ATGGATATGGGGCAGCCAGGCAGACCTCATGCGCCCTACACAGGCCGCTCTGTCACAGCCTGGGATGGTATGTACAACGCCATGGAGGACAGTCAAGGCCCAGAAGCTCCACGACCCTGTGGCACCAATGATCCGCAGCATGACTATGGCCATAACAGTATCCATACGAATAATTATGAGCAAGCACTAAATAACGAGCTCTCCGACTCATCCACCGATAGTGATCGAGAACTCTGTGTTGGCAAATGCCAGTCCGATTATTGCCCACGATGA
- a CDS encoding hypothetical protein (At least one base has a quality score < 10), whose protein sequence is MSLQSTFSSTIHLRDFVDTVTEDPSRENAPNYVEIQTDVNIFDESSFYSPNVNVEPIHTRIHAYLTREERDLYVANTFFYADGRFSTALSADGALEISVQALSLMRHVPHPGDVSDFDKYRRHLPEQWCPMMTIIGFVPSRSDKTLDFSEDRCFAVETSVYDTLKAAPIAFSVTCFLETTKRWQKVKIPQSGAFLSITAKVTGRTTETNQLALRVLDLAYLPRPAAVPTATPTPSSTPTSKRSARWEGRATPFTPSKRRRGSDSASLRDLHIRNSFRSLQKAILMYRLQKIA, encoded by the exons ATGTCTCTACAATCGACCTTTTCGAGTACCATCCACCTGCGCGACTTCGTCGACACCGTCACAGAGGACCCGAGTCGTGAAAATGCACCCAACTACGTCGAAATACAGACCGACGTCAACATCTTTGACGAGAGTAGCTTCTATAGTCCTAATGTCAACGTCGAGCCTATTCATACCCGCATCCATGCTTATCTCACACGAGAAGAAAGGGACCTCTATGTGGCAAACACCTTCTTCTACGCCGACGGTCGCTTCTCTACTGCCCTGTCTGCCGACGGGGCCTTGGAGATCAGTGTCCAAGCCTTAAGCTTGATGAGGCACGTCCC TCACCCGGGAGACGTGTCTGACTTTGACAAGTATCGACGCCACTTGCCAGAACAGTGGTGTCCGATGATGACCATTATCGGCTTCGTGCCATCTCGCAGCGACAAGACTCTTGACTTTTCAGAGGACCGCTGCTTCGCCGTCGAAACATCCGTCTACGACACCTTAAAAGCAGCTCCAATCGCGTTCTCCGTCACCTGTTTCCTGGAAACCACCAAGCGTTGGCAAAAAGTCAAGATCCCTCAGTCGGGAGCTTTTCTCAGTATCACTGCCAAAGTCACTGGCCGCACCACCGAAACCAATCAGCTGGCCCTCCGTGTCCTCGACTTGGCCTACCTACCGAGACCGGCTGCCGTCCCCACGGCCACGCCGACGCCATCTTCTACTCCGACTTCGAAGCGCTCCGCCCGCTGGGAGGGTCGTGCCACTCCGTTCACCCCTTCTAAGAGGCGACGAGGCTCTGACAGCGCCAGCCTGCGGGATCTTCATATAAGAAACAGCTTCCGCAGCCTACAGAAGGCCATTCTCATGTATCGATTGCAGAAGATAGCCTAG
- a CDS encoding hypothetical protein (At least one base has a quality score < 10), translated as MILEVVTGSFARIRAEAENAAVVEEKNGKRSATFNIAEFEESMPLLVGCYRETLRLVNQTLSTRRILQDTSVTTPEGATYILKKDTDLQLPAGVAHYEDSVWGADVNVFNPERFLPSSKGSTEDERKRKAAYIPFGGGRHLCPGRNLA; from the coding sequence ATGATCCTAGAAGTAGTGACCGGATCTTTCGCGCGGATACGAGCCGAAGCTGAGAATGCAGCTGTTGTGGAGGAGAAAAATGGCAAGAGGAGTGCGACGTTTAATATTGCGGAATTTGAGGAGAGTATGCCTCTGCTGGTGGGCTGTTATCGCGAGACGTTGCGTCTTGTGAACCAGACTCTTAGCACGCGACGCATCCTCCAAGACACAAGCGTCACAACACCCGAAGGAGCAACATATATTCTCAAAAAAGACACAGACTTGCAACTCCCGGCTGGCGTAGCACACTACGAGGACAGTGTCTGGGGCGCAGATGTCAACGTCTTCAATCCAGAGCGCTTCCTCCCATCATCCAAGGGAAGCACAGAGGATGAGCGCAAGCGAAAAGCAGCGTACATACCCTTCGGAGGCGGTCGCCATCTGTGTCCAGGCCGCAACCTCGCTTAG